Proteins found in one Erwinia sp. SLM-02 genomic segment:
- a CDS encoding amidase family protein, giving the protein MAASAERLHRALLQAFKQRHLNSLSWLAAEPALAAAAAGSDGMDAPLAGFPLVVKDNIDVAGMPTSIGTSLLAEEPVSHSAELVTRLQRAGAIIIGKASMHELASGTSGLNAARGDVLHPFLPGRVVGGSSSGSAAAVAAGIVPASIGTDTGASVRLPASFCGLIGFRPSLARYPQQGIAPISPSRDTAGILARRMDDVLALDAAISGDSALPAVALANLRLGVPRAHFWHGCEPAVAAAAEMVLQRLGDSGVTLIEVDIEQAGELAVQAGYPIASFELLRDLPRYLQQRGSRYSFEQLKMAVASPDVRALMADAATIGPERYQEALNHWKPLLVARYRAVFQQHRLDGLVFPTVPLLPPSIAQANSLFRQLIANCEPATVVGLPCISLPLAQTPDGIPVGMEFQFAAGEDRRLLAAATLLMAQIQVPARAGEQK; this is encoded by the coding sequence ATGGCCGCTTCCGCCGAACGACTGCACCGGGCGCTGTTACAGGCATTTAAACAGCGCCACCTGAACAGCCTGAGCTGGCTGGCTGCGGAACCGGCGCTGGCAGCGGCGGCGGCAGGTAGCGACGGTATGGACGCCCCGCTGGCCGGTTTTCCGCTGGTGGTGAAAGACAATATCGATGTCGCCGGGATGCCGACCAGCATCGGCACTTCGCTACTGGCAGAGGAACCGGTCAGCCACAGTGCGGAGCTGGTCACCCGCCTGCAGCGGGCCGGGGCGATTATTATTGGTAAAGCCAGCATGCACGAGCTGGCGTCCGGCACCAGTGGGCTGAACGCCGCCCGGGGCGATGTGCTGCATCCCTTCCTGCCGGGCCGCGTGGTGGGCGGTTCCTCCAGCGGGAGCGCCGCCGCCGTGGCGGCCGGGATTGTTCCGGCCAGCATCGGCACCGACACCGGCGCATCGGTGCGGCTTCCGGCCTCTTTCTGCGGGCTGATTGGCTTTCGCCCTTCGCTCGCGCGCTATCCGCAGCAGGGGATCGCCCCCATTTCCCCCAGCCGGGACACCGCCGGCATTCTCGCCCGGCGTATGGACGACGTGCTGGCGCTGGATGCTGCCATTAGCGGTGACTCCGCCCTGCCCGCCGTTGCGCTGGCCAATCTGCGGCTGGGCGTCCCCCGTGCGCATTTCTGGCACGGCTGTGAACCTGCCGTTGCGGCGGCGGCGGAAATGGTGCTGCAACGCTTAGGCGATAGCGGCGTCACGCTGATTGAGGTGGACATTGAACAGGCCGGAGAGCTGGCGGTACAGGCCGGATACCCGATTGCCTCGTTTGAGCTGCTGCGCGATCTCCCGCGCTATCTGCAACAGCGCGGCAGCCGCTACAGCTTTGAGCAGCTGAAAATGGCCGTCGCCAGCCCGGACGTGCGGGCGCTGATGGCCGATGCGGCAACCATCGGCCCCGAACGCTATCAGGAGGCGCTTAACCACTGGAAGCCGCTGTTGGTTGCCCGCTATCGGGCTGTTTTTCAGCAGCATCGGTTAGACGGACTGGTGTTTCCGACGGTGCCGCTGTTGCCGCCATCAATTGCGCAGGCCAATTCGCTGTTCCGCCAGCTGATTGCCAACTGCGAACCGGCCACGGTGGTGGGGCTGCCCTGCATCAGCCTGCCGCTGGCGCAGACGCCTGACGGAATTCCGGTGGGGATGGAGTTTCAGTTTGCGGCCGGGGAGGATCGCCGCCTGCTGGCTGCAGCGACCCTGCTGATGGCGCAGATACAGGTGCCAGCTCGCGCTGGAGAGCAGAAGTGA
- the fumA gene encoding class I fumarate hydratase FumA, translating into MSKKPFHYQTPFPLAKEDTEYYLLTRDHVSVSEFDGQSILKVEPEALTLLAQHAFHDASFMLRPAHQRQVAAMLTDPEASQNDRYVALQFLRNSEIAAKGILPTCQDTGTAIIMGKKGQRVWTGGGDEAALAKGVYNTYTEDNLRYSQNAALDMYREVNTGTNLPAQIDLYSVDGDEYKFLCMAKGGGSANKTYLYQETKALLTPGKLKAFLTEKMRSLGTAACPPYHIAFVIGGTSADSTLKTVKLASTHYYDQLPTEGNEHGQAFRDVELEQELLLAAQQLGLGAQFGGKYFAHDIRVIRLPRHGASCPLAMAVSCSADRNIKAKINRDGIWIEKMEQNPGQYIPEELRQQGEGDVVQVDLNRPMKEILAQLSEYPVSTRLSLSGTIIVGRDIAHAKLKERIDNGEGLPQYIKDHPVYYAGPAKTPEGYASGSLGPTTAGRMDSYVDQLQANGGSMIMLAKGNRSQQVTDACQKHGGFYLGSIGGPAAVLAQQSIKSLECIEYPELGMEAIWKIEVENFPAFILVDDKGNDFFQQIHNQCDNCVK; encoded by the coding sequence ATGTCGAAAAAACCGTTCCATTATCAGACCCCGTTTCCTCTTGCCAAAGAGGATACCGAATACTATCTGCTTACCCGCGATCACGTTTCCGTCAGTGAATTCGACGGGCAGTCGATTTTAAAAGTCGAACCTGAGGCATTGACGCTGCTGGCGCAGCACGCGTTCCACGACGCCTCCTTTATGCTGCGCCCGGCGCACCAGCGCCAGGTGGCCGCGATGCTGACCGATCCGGAAGCCAGCCAGAATGACCGCTACGTAGCGCTGCAGTTTCTGCGCAACTCTGAGATTGCCGCCAAGGGTATTCTGCCGACCTGCCAGGATACCGGTACGGCGATTATTATGGGCAAAAAAGGGCAGCGCGTGTGGACCGGCGGCGGTGATGAGGCCGCGCTGGCGAAAGGGGTCTACAACACCTACACCGAAGACAACCTGCGCTATTCGCAGAATGCCGCGCTGGATATGTACCGCGAGGTGAACACCGGCACTAACCTGCCCGCGCAGATCGACCTCTACAGCGTTGACGGCGACGAATATAAGTTCCTGTGTATGGCGAAAGGCGGCGGCTCGGCCAACAAAACCTATCTCTACCAGGAAACCAAAGCGCTGCTGACCCCCGGCAAGCTGAAAGCGTTTCTCACCGAGAAAATGCGCAGCCTGGGCACCGCCGCCTGCCCGCCGTACCATATTGCCTTTGTTATCGGCGGAACGTCTGCTGACAGCACGCTGAAAACCGTGAAGCTGGCCTCGACCCACTACTACGACCAGCTGCCTACCGAAGGCAACGAGCACGGTCAGGCATTCCGTGACGTAGAGCTGGAGCAGGAGCTGCTGCTGGCGGCTCAGCAGCTGGGGCTGGGCGCGCAGTTTGGCGGTAAATACTTCGCCCACGATATCCGCGTGATCCGCCTGCCGCGCCACGGCGCATCCTGCCCGCTGGCGATGGCGGTGTCCTGCTCCGCCGACCGTAACATCAAGGCGAAAATCAACCGCGACGGCATCTGGATTGAGAAGATGGAGCAGAATCCGGGTCAGTATATTCCGGAGGAACTGCGCCAGCAGGGCGAGGGCGACGTGGTACAGGTGGATCTGAACCGGCCAATGAAGGAGATTCTGGCCCAGCTGTCTGAATACCCGGTATCGACCCGTCTGTCACTCAGCGGCACCATCATCGTCGGGCGCGATATCGCCCACGCCAAACTGAAAGAGCGGATTGATAACGGCGAAGGCCTGCCGCAGTACATCAAGGATCACCCGGTGTACTACGCCGGACCGGCGAAAACGCCGGAGGGCTATGCTTCCGGCTCGCTGGGGCCGACCACCGCCGGCCGCATGGACTCCTACGTCGATCAGCTGCAGGCCAACGGCGGCAGTATGATCATGCTGGCGAAGGGCAACCGCAGCCAGCAGGTGACGGATGCCTGTCAGAAACACGGTGGCTTCTACCTCGGCAGCATCGGCGGCCCGGCCGCGGTGCTGGCGCAGCAGAGCATCAAAAGCCTGGAGTGCATTGAATATCCGGAACTGGGTATGGAGGCTATCTGGAAAATCGAAGTGGAAAACTTCCCGGCCTTTATTCTGGTCGATGACAAAGGCAACGACTTCTTCCAGCAGATCCACAATCAGTGCGACAACTGCGTGAAATAA
- a CDS encoding anion permease, with translation MKQTSSVSETVAAPPAATGQKKRLIMMFLPVLVAVLLLLVPVPQGLEPYAWHFFAIFVGVIVGLIFEPLPGAVIGLTGVVAIALFSPWVLFSPAELADPNFKTATQAFKWAVSGFGNSTVWLIFGAFMFAAGYDKTQFGRRLALILVKYLGRRSLTLGYAITFADLLLAPFTPSNTARSGGTIYPIIANLPPLYGSKPNDPSARKIGSYLMWVAITAACITSSMFLSALAPNLLALALVKSVIGFEISWGMWFLAFLPLGVLLLLTMPLMAYWLYPPEVKFNDEVPRWATSELEKLGKLSRNEILLLVFVVSALLMWIFATAWIEPAMAALLVVVLMLWTGVLNWNDITSNKPAWNTFAWFATLVALADGLARVGFIAWLGKQGGLLLQGYDPQVSAVVLMIAFYLLHYLFASTTAHTTALLPAMLTIAAAIPGINMPVFCLMMCTSLGVMGIITPYGTGPSPIYYGSGYLPTKDYWRMGTIFGLFFLCALMLIGYPWMVMMF, from the coding sequence ATGAAACAGACATCTTCGGTTAGTGAAACCGTCGCCGCCCCTCCGGCCGCTACGGGACAAAAAAAACGTCTGATTATGATGTTCCTGCCTGTTCTCGTGGCGGTACTGCTGTTACTGGTGCCGGTGCCTCAGGGGCTGGAGCCATACGCATGGCACTTCTTCGCCATTTTCGTTGGGGTGATTGTCGGCCTGATTTTCGAACCGCTGCCCGGGGCAGTAATAGGACTGACCGGCGTGGTGGCGATCGCGCTCTTCAGCCCGTGGGTGCTGTTCAGCCCGGCGGAACTGGCCGACCCGAATTTTAAAACCGCGACGCAGGCGTTTAAGTGGGCGGTCAGCGGCTTCGGCAACTCCACCGTGTGGCTTATTTTTGGCGCATTTATGTTTGCCGCAGGCTATGACAAAACGCAGTTTGGCCGTCGGCTGGCGCTGATCCTGGTAAAATATCTGGGCCGCCGCAGTCTGACGCTGGGCTACGCCATCACCTTCGCCGATCTGCTGCTGGCGCCCTTTACGCCGTCCAACACCGCGCGCAGCGGCGGAACCATTTATCCGATTATCGCCAACCTGCCGCCGCTGTACGGCTCCAAACCCAACGACCCCAGCGCGCGTAAGATCGGCTCTTACCTGATGTGGGTGGCCATCACCGCCGCCTGTATCACCAGCTCAATGTTCCTGTCCGCGCTGGCCCCGAATCTGCTGGCGCTGGCGCTGGTTAAAAGCGTTATCGGCTTTGAAATCTCCTGGGGTATGTGGTTCCTGGCCTTCCTGCCGCTGGGCGTGCTGCTGCTGCTGACCATGCCGCTGATGGCCTACTGGCTCTATCCGCCGGAGGTGAAGTTCAACGACGAAGTGCCGCGCTGGGCTACCAGCGAACTGGAGAAGCTCGGCAAGCTGTCGCGCAATGAAATCCTGCTGCTGGTGTTTGTCGTGTCCGCGCTGCTGATGTGGATCTTCGCCACGGCCTGGATTGAACCGGCAATGGCCGCGCTGCTGGTGGTGGTGCTGATGCTGTGGACCGGGGTGCTGAACTGGAATGATATCACCAGTAATAAACCGGCCTGGAACACCTTCGCCTGGTTTGCCACGCTGGTGGCGCTGGCCGATGGCCTGGCGCGCGTCGGCTTTATTGCCTGGCTGGGCAAGCAGGGCGGGCTGCTGCTTCAGGGCTACGATCCGCAGGTCTCGGCGGTGGTGCTGATGATCGCCTTCTACCTGCTTCACTACCTGTTTGCCAGCACCACCGCGCACACCACCGCGCTGCTGCCGGCCATGCTGACCATTGCCGCGGCAATCCCGGGGATCAATATGCCGGTGTTCTGTCTGATGATGTGTACCTCACTGGGCGTGATGGGCATTATCACCCCTTACGGCACCGGCCCCAGCCCGATTTATTACGGCAGCGGCTATCTGCCCACCAAAGACTACTGGCGCATGGGCACCATTTTCGGGCTGTTCTTCCTGTGTGCGCTGATGCTGATCGGCTATCCGTGGATGGTAATGATGTTCTGA
- a CDS encoding flavocytochrome c, with product MNTLSPVLNPLTLPNGAVLKNRLLMAPMTTCTGFYDGTVTSELVEYYRDRAGSIGTVIVESCFIDPKGPAFPGAIGIDSDNKIPGLAKIAHAIKTKGSKAILQIYHGGRMVEPELIGGKTPVAPSAIAAPREGATTPQALTAEEVEVMITKFGDAVNRAIKAGFDGVELHGANTYLIQQFYSPNSNQRDDKWGGSRDNRTRFPLEVLEITHKMVQRFADSTFIIGYRFSPEELEVPGIRFDDTMYLLEKLAARGIDYVHFSVGQLLRPSIVDRDDPTPLITKYLAARTATLAKVPVIGVGGVLNKADAELALEKGFDLVAVGKACIAYPDWADRIIKNEQLELFINSTQREALNIPEPLWRFSLVDAMIRDVSSGGRKYKAGVYQEKVEAEALKLKINVTLDTDRITDIAMVADDSLDVDFTTTFEKLRTRMLVANSPYVDAITGATTQSEALKKAVSRAMTTSSKEHVIEEGGNPQAPQNYDVVVIGSGGAGLAAAIQASDAGAHVVIIEKMPTIGGNTIKASVGMNAAETHYQQLKGIEDSKTLFYDETLKGGKFKNNPVLLKEFVERAPGAIEWLKDNEIELSDITITGGMSIERTHRPADRSAVGGFLISGLVKGINQRSIEVLLETSVEEILLENGVVSGVKVVDEYNDSRVLNAKSVIVATGGFSANREMVVKYRPELDGFVTTNHKGATGSGIAILQKIGAGTVDMGEIQIHPTVEQTTSYLISEAIRGGGAILVSQAGQRFYNEMETRDKVSAAIIALPEKSAWIIFDNQVRGNNKAADEYIAKGFVVSAPTPHELAVKLNMDQESLQTTLGRYNQFVEQQNDEDFGRTTAMRHPLNQAPYYAIRIAPGVHHTMGGVTINTETAVLDAQQQPIGGAWAAGEVVGGIHGANRIGGNAIADIIIFGTLAGRNAAAWARR from the coding sequence ATGAATACGCTAAGCCCTGTTCTTAACCCCCTGACGCTGCCGAACGGCGCCGTGCTGAAAAACCGTCTGTTAATGGCCCCGATGACCACCTGTACCGGCTTTTACGACGGCACGGTCACCAGCGAACTGGTTGAATACTACCGCGACCGCGCCGGCAGCATCGGCACGGTGATCGTTGAATCCTGCTTTATCGACCCCAAAGGTCCGGCCTTCCCCGGCGCTATCGGCATCGACAGCGACAACAAAATCCCGGGTCTGGCAAAAATTGCACACGCTATCAAGACCAAAGGCTCAAAAGCTATTTTGCAGATCTATCACGGTGGCCGCATGGTGGAACCGGAGCTGATCGGCGGCAAAACGCCGGTCGCCCCCAGCGCCATTGCCGCTCCCCGTGAAGGAGCGACCACGCCGCAGGCGCTGACCGCGGAAGAAGTTGAGGTGATGATCACCAAATTTGGCGATGCGGTGAACCGGGCAATTAAAGCCGGGTTTGACGGCGTGGAGCTGCACGGCGCGAATACCTATCTGATCCAGCAGTTCTATTCACCCAACTCCAACCAGCGCGATGACAAATGGGGCGGCAGCCGCGACAACCGCACCCGCTTCCCGCTGGAGGTGCTGGAAATCACCCATAAAATGGTGCAGCGCTTCGCCGATTCGACGTTTATTATCGGCTATCGCTTTTCACCGGAAGAGCTGGAAGTCCCCGGCATCCGCTTCGATGATACGATGTACCTGCTGGAGAAGCTGGCGGCGCGCGGCATTGATTACGTGCATTTCTCCGTCGGCCAGCTGCTGCGCCCCTCCATCGTGGACCGCGACGACCCTACTCCGCTGATTACCAAATACCTCGCCGCCCGCACGGCCACGCTGGCGAAAGTGCCTGTTATTGGCGTGGGCGGCGTGCTGAATAAAGCCGATGCCGAGCTGGCGCTGGAGAAAGGTTTTGATCTGGTGGCGGTAGGCAAGGCCTGCATCGCCTACCCGGACTGGGCCGACCGCATCATTAAAAACGAACAGCTTGAGCTGTTTATCAACAGCACCCAGCGGGAAGCGCTAAACATCCCTGAACCGCTGTGGCGATTCTCGCTGGTGGACGCGATGATCCGCGATGTCAGCTCCGGCGGCCGGAAATATAAAGCCGGCGTGTACCAGGAGAAAGTAGAAGCCGAAGCGCTGAAGCTTAAAATCAACGTCACGCTGGACACCGACCGTATTACCGATATCGCCATGGTGGCGGATGATTCGCTCGACGTGGATTTTACCACCACCTTTGAGAAGCTGCGCACCCGCATGCTGGTGGCCAACAGCCCCTATGTGGATGCCATCACCGGGGCCACCACCCAGAGCGAGGCGCTGAAAAAAGCCGTCTCCCGCGCGATGACCACCTCCAGTAAAGAACACGTGATTGAGGAAGGCGGCAACCCGCAGGCACCGCAGAATTACGATGTGGTGGTGATCGGCAGCGGCGGTGCCGGTCTGGCGGCGGCGATCCAGGCCAGCGACGCCGGTGCGCACGTGGTGATTATCGAGAAGATGCCGACCATCGGCGGCAACACCATTAAGGCCTCGGTGGGAATGAACGCTGCGGAAACCCACTACCAGCAGCTGAAAGGCATTGAGGACAGCAAAACGCTGTTCTATGACGAAACGTTGAAAGGCGGCAAATTCAAAAACAACCCGGTTCTGCTGAAAGAATTTGTCGAGCGGGCGCCGGGGGCGATTGAATGGCTGAAGGACAATGAGATTGAACTCAGCGATATCACCATTACCGGCGGCATGAGCATTGAGCGCACCCACCGCCCGGCCGATCGCTCTGCCGTTGGCGGTTTCCTGATCAGCGGCCTGGTGAAAGGCATTAATCAGCGCAGTATTGAGGTGCTGCTGGAAACCTCCGTGGAGGAGATCCTGCTGGAAAACGGCGTGGTCAGCGGCGTGAAGGTGGTGGATGAATACAACGACAGCCGCGTCCTCAACGCCAAAAGCGTGATTGTGGCCACTGGCGGCTTCAGCGCCAACCGCGAAATGGTGGTGAAATACCGTCCGGAGCTGGATGGCTTCGTCACCACCAACCATAAGGGCGCCACCGGCAGCGGGATTGCCATTCTGCAGAAAATTGGCGCAGGCACGGTGGATATGGGCGAAATTCAGATCCACCCGACCGTGGAGCAAACCACCTCTTATCTGATTTCCGAAGCGATCCGCGGCGGCGGCGCGATTCTGGTCAGCCAGGCGGGCCAGCGTTTCTATAACGAAATGGAAACCCGCGACAAAGTGTCGGCGGCAATTATCGCCCTCCCGGAGAAAAGCGCCTGGATTATCTTCGACAACCAGGTTCGCGGCAATAATAAAGCCGCCGATGAGTACATCGCCAAAGGCTTTGTGGTCAGCGCCCCCACTCCGCACGAGCTGGCGGTAAAACTGAATATGGATCAGGAAAGCCTGCAAACCACGCTGGGGCGCTACAACCAGTTTGTTGAGCAGCAGAACGATGAGGATTTTGGCCGCACCACCGCGATGCGTCATCCGCTGAATCAGGCACCGTACTATGCCATCCGCATTGCGCCCGGCGTGCATCACACCATGGGCGGCGTCACCATCAATACCGAGACGGCGGTGCTGGATGCGCAGCAGCAGCCGATCGGCGGCGCATGGGCGGCGGGTGAAGTGGTCGGCGGTATTCACGGCGCTAACCGCATCGGCGGTAACGCCATAGCGGACATCATCATCTTCGGCACGCTGGCCGGGCGCAACGCCGCCGCCTGGGCCAGGCGCTGA
- a CDS encoding FAD:protein FMN transferase, with product MMGSPILLKLFEQDDTLARAVFQLIKQQENRLTVNRPHSEVMAINHAAGRHPVTVSPPVYALIKHAHRVSLLPGSAFNFAIGPLVKRWKIGFQGNSVPPEDELEALLALTRPDAITLDDESHSVFLHQPGMEIDLGAIAKGWIADVVRDYLRQREVDYGLINLGGNVQTLGHRTERSWGIGLKQPFGAPDALIGVINVINKSVVTSGVYERYFELDGRRYHHILDPQSGYPLDNELLSVTVVSKDSIDGDIWTTLLYGMGVEQSLACLRDVPHIEAIFVTRDRRVICPSQRQFSVKLLDDRYRFEGMA from the coding sequence ATGATGGGCTCCCCCATCCTGCTCAAGCTGTTTGAGCAGGATGACACGCTGGCGCGCGCGGTTTTCCAGCTGATCAAACAGCAGGAAAACCGGCTCACCGTCAATCGTCCCCACTCGGAGGTGATGGCGATTAACCACGCGGCGGGCCGCCATCCGGTCACCGTCAGTCCGCCGGTCTACGCGCTGATTAAGCACGCTCACCGGGTCAGCCTGCTGCCCGGCAGCGCGTTTAATTTCGCCATTGGCCCGCTGGTCAAGCGCTGGAAAATTGGTTTTCAGGGCAACAGCGTGCCGCCTGAAGATGAACTGGAGGCGTTACTGGCACTCACCCGGCCCGATGCCATTACGCTTGACGACGAAAGCCACAGCGTGTTCCTGCATCAGCCGGGCATGGAAATCGATCTCGGGGCGATAGCCAAAGGCTGGATTGCCGACGTGGTGCGCGACTATCTGCGCCAGCGGGAGGTGGACTACGGGCTGATTAACCTGGGGGGAAACGTCCAGACGCTGGGCCACCGGACGGAGCGATCCTGGGGCATTGGCCTCAAGCAGCCGTTTGGCGCTCCTGATGCACTGATTGGAGTGATAAATGTGATCAATAAATCGGTGGTCACCTCTGGCGTCTATGAGCGTTACTTTGAGCTTGACGGTCGCCGCTATCATCACATTCTTGACCCGCAGAGCGGCTATCCGCTGGATAACGAACTGCTGAGCGTGACCGTCGTTTCGAAAGATTCGATTGACGGTGATATCTGGACCACCCTGCTTTACGGTATGGGGGTGGAACAAAGCCTTGCCTGCCTGCGCGACGTTCCCCACATCGAAGCCATTTTTGTCACCCGGGATCGCCGGGTGATCTGCCCGTCACAGCGGCAGTTTAGTGTGAAGTTGCTGGATGACCGTTACCGGTTTGAAGGGATGGCGTAA